One part of the Rutidosis leptorrhynchoides isolate AG116_Rl617_1_P2 chromosome 1, CSIRO_AGI_Rlap_v1, whole genome shotgun sequence genome encodes these proteins:
- the LOC139850043 gene encoding uncharacterized protein, translated as MAPWNRDNLNAMFGILESFFACSCLTINIAKSSLFGIGVGDLEIDEMVASIGCSKGNLPLTYLGFPMGANMGHVANWNSFIDRFKKRLAGWQTNLLSIGGRATLGKSVLGSMGIYYLSLFKCPEKVIHELESIRASFFWGSTEDKRKIALD; from the coding sequence ATGGCTCCCTGGAATAGAGATAATCTTAATGCTATGTTTGGTATTCTCGAATCTTTTTTTGCGTGTTCGTGTTTGACCATCAACATAGCCAAATCGTCTTTATTTGGTATTGGAGTCGGCGATTTGGAAATAGATGAAATGGTGGCTTCGATTGGTTGCTCTAAAGGCAATCTTCCTCTTACTTACTTGGGGTTCCCTATGGGTGCGAATATGGGGCATGTAGCTAATTGGAACTCCTTTATAGACCGTTTTAAGAAAAGACTGGCGGGGTGGCAAACGAATCTTCTTTCGATTGGTGGACGTGCTACACTTGGCAAATCAGTCCTTGGGTCCATGGGTATTTATTACTTATCTTTATTTAAATGTCCGGAAAAGGTGATTCATGAACTTGAAAGTATTAGAGCCTCTTTCTTTTGGGGTAGCACGGAGGATAAGAGAAAAATTGCATTGGATTAA